The region TGCCGATCCAGCACTGGTGGTAGTACTTCGCGGGGAACATCCCCGAGGTGGGGTTCGGCCACTGGCAGTTGTAGAGCGTGTAGCCCTCGGGGCTTTTCTGCCCGGTGGGCTTGCCCCAGTTCAGGCAGGTGTTGCCGGGCGGCTCCGCGGTCGACCACAGGTCGCCGTTGTAGTACGACTTGCCGGTCTTGGAGTCGATCGTCAGACCGTCGTATTCGAAGCCGTCCTCCTTCTGGTCGTAGTACCACGACCACTGGGAGTCCCTGACGCCGTAGACGGTGGGCACGTACAGCCCCTTGGCGCCCCACCGGGAGCTGTGGTTGTAGACCACGTCCTGGTAGATCTTGATGCCCTTGGCGTGGGCCGCGTTGATCAGGTCCTGGTACGACGCCCCCGCCGACTCCAGGCGCGGGTCCACCCGGTAGAAGTCCCAGCCGTGGTAGCCGTGGTAGTCGTAGTCGCTGCGGTTCAGCACCACCGGGGTGATCCAGATCGCGGAGAAGCCGAGCGCCTTGACGTAGTCGAGCTTCTGCACCAGTCCCTTGAAGTCGCCGCGGAACATGGGGTCGTTGTTCGCCGCGTTGCCGGACGCCACGTCCTGGTTGCCGCCGCGGTCGTTGCTGGTGTCGCCGTCGTAGAAGCGGGCGGTCAGCACGAAGTAGATCGGGTCCTTGCGCGGGTCGGTGCCGATCATCTGGCCGGCGGTGGCGGGCGGCGGGGCGTGCCCGGTGGTGGCGCTCGCCGCCGCGGACGCGGCCGAGGCGTTGCCCGCCGCGTCCAGGGCCACGACGGTGTAGGTGTAGACGGTCGCAGCCTCCAGGCCGGTCTCCGAGAAGACCGTGGAGCCGACGCTGGTCACCACGCTGCCCTTGGTGCCGCCGCTGCGGGTCACCCGGTAACCCGTCACCCCTGTGTCGTCGGTGGACGGGTTCCAGGTCAGCACCACGGAGGTGTCGGTGGCGGTGGCCTTCACCGCGCTCGGCACGGTGGGCGGCGTGGTGTCGGGGATTACGGCCGCACAGGGGTCGGCGGCGTGGGCGGTGACCTTGGTGTCCTTGACGGTGCTGACACCCGAGGAGAGCGCGTAGTTCGCGCCGTTGTTGTTGTCCCAGGTGCCGTTCCCGTTGTTGAAGGTGGCGGCCAGGCCGGCCGCGCCCTGGAGGTCGACGGTCTTCTTCACCCAGCCGGTGCAGGCCGCCGCCATGCCGACGCCCGGGACCGTCGTCCAGGCCTTGCCGGTCGGCGCGTAGTGCAGGTTGACGGTCGTCCAGCCGACGGTGGCGGTGGAGTAGAAGACCGTCGCCGAGGTGGCCGGCGGCGGATCGGTGGCGCCGCCCGCGCACGGGTCGCTGTGCGCGATGGCGCCGTCCTTGACGGTGATGGTGCCGGTGCCCAGGGCGTAGTTCTTGCCGCCGTTGTTGTCCCAGGTGCCCTGGCCGTTGTTGAAGGTGGCCTGCCACCCGGTGGCGGTGCCCAGGTCGACGGTCTTCTTCACCCAGCCGGTGCACGCCGCGTCCATGGCGACGCCCGGCACGGTGGTCCAGCTGCCGCCGTCCGGCGCCCAGTGCAGGTCGTAGGCAGACCAGTTGGACGACGTGGTGGAGTAGTAGACGGTGGCGGTGCTGCCACCCGTGGCGGCGGCCGCGGGGGCCGCGCCGGTGGACAGGGCGGGGAGCAGGGCGGCCAGCAGCCCGGCGACGACGGCGAGTATCGCCGCCAGCGGGCCTGGCCTGGTTCTGCGGTGATGGCGCGAAAGGGCTTTCACGTCGGGCTCCTCGGACGGGGCCGCACAGGCGGCCGGTGTCTGGGATGCCGCCTTTCCGCGCGCCACGGAACGAACGGCCGGATATCTTGCGCAAGTTGCTGCAAGAACCTTCGTGAGGTTACTGGGACATGTGAGTGACGTAAAGAGGTGCGTACGAGCCCGGTGCTCCGCCCCACGTAGGGTGCGGTATGGGTGCGCCGGTTGCATCCGATCCCACCGGTCGTAGAGGAGTGGCACGGGACATGACGGAGCGTCTGGTGGTCATCGGCGGCGACGCGGCGGGCATGTCGGCCGCGTCCCAGGCGCGTCGCCGCCGGGCAGCCGGCGACCTGGAGATCGTCGCCTTCGAACGCGGGCACCACACCTCGTACTCCGCCTGCGGCATTCCGTACTGGATCGGGGGCGCCGTGGACGGCCCCGACGCGCTGGTCGCCAGGACCGCGGCCGAGCACCGGTCGCGCGACATCGATCTGCGGCTGGGCACCGAGGTCACCGGGATCGACCTGGAGGGCGGCCGGGTCCGCAGCCGGGACACCGGCGGCCGCGAGGCCTGGACCGGCTACGACCAGCTGGTCATCGCCACCGGCGCGGTGCCGGTACGCCCGCCGGTGCCCGGCATCGACGCCCCCGGCGTCTACGGGGTACAGACCCTGGACGACGGCGAGGCCGTCCTGCGCGGCCTGGACCGCGCGGAAGTACGCCGCGCCGTGGTGGTGGGCGGCGGATACATCGGCGTGGAAATGGCCGAGGCGATGCTGCGACGCGGTCTCGACGTGACGCTGATCGACCGGAACGACCAGCCGATGACGACCCTCGACCCGGACATGGGACGGCTGGTGCGCGAGGCCCTCGAATGCCTCGGGGTGCTGGTGGTCTCCGGCGCCCCGGTCCGCGCGGTGCTCACCGGCGACGACGGCCGGGTCCGCGCGGTGGCCACCGACGACGCGGAACACCCCGCCGACCTGGTGATACTGGGCCTGGGCGTACGCCCGGAGACCGGCCTGGCCGCCGCGGCCGGGCTGCCGCTCGGCGCACACGGCGGTCTGCTCACCGACCGCGCCATGCGGGTGCGCGGCACCGAGCGGGTCTGGGCGGGCGGCGACTGCGTCGAAGTGCTCAACCTGGTCTCCGGCGCGCTCCAGCACATCGCGCTCGGCACCCACGCCAACAAGCACGGCCGGATCATCGGCACCAACATCGGCGGCGGCTACGCCACCTTCCCCGGCGTGGTCGGCACCGCCGTCAGCAAGGTGTGCGACGTGGAGATCGCCCGCACCGGCCTCAAGGAGTCGCAGGCCCGCGCGGCGGGGCTGCGCTACGTGACCGCGGTCATCGAGTCCACCGGCCGTGCGGGTTACTACCCGGACGCCGACCCGATGACGGTCAAGATGCTCGCGGAGCGCCGCACCGGGCGGCTGCTCGGCGTGCAGATCGTCGGCGGCGAGGGCGCGGCGAAGCGGGTCGACGTCGGGGCGGTCGCCCTGACCGCGGGCATGACCGTCGAGCAGATGGTCGGCCTCGACCTCGGCTATGCGCCGCCCTTCTCCCCGGTCTGGGACCCGGTGCTGGTGGCGGCCCGCAAGGCGGCCGACGCGGTGGCCGCGGACATCGCGGCGGACTGACCCGGGGCCCGTCCGTGCGGCGGCTCCGCGCGCGCGGCTGAGTGCGCCGGTACGGCCCTGCGAGGCTGTACCGGCGTCAGGGCGTCACCGACGCCAGCTTCCCGAGGGCTTCGAGCAGCGGCGGGAGTGACGGACCGCGGCCGACGGGCAGCACCTCGCCCGGGGCCTCGTCGAGCAGGACGAAGGCCACGTCGTCGGTCCTGGCGACCAGGCTCCAGCCCGGCCCGTCGGCCCGCAGGGTGCCCGCGGTGGTGCGTACCCGGCCGGGCGGCGGGGGCGTGCGGAGGTATTCCTCGGCGCCTTGCAGTGCGCGGCGCACACCGTCGTGGGAG is a window of Streptomyces sp. NBC_01477 DNA encoding:
- a CDS encoding FAD-dependent oxidoreductase, producing MTERLVVIGGDAAGMSAASQARRRRAAGDLEIVAFERGHHTSYSACGIPYWIGGAVDGPDALVARTAAEHRSRDIDLRLGTEVTGIDLEGGRVRSRDTGGREAWTGYDQLVIATGAVPVRPPVPGIDAPGVYGVQTLDDGEAVLRGLDRAEVRRAVVVGGGYIGVEMAEAMLRRGLDVTLIDRNDQPMTTLDPDMGRLVREALECLGVLVVSGAPVRAVLTGDDGRVRAVATDDAEHPADLVILGLGVRPETGLAAAAGLPLGAHGGLLTDRAMRVRGTERVWAGGDCVEVLNLVSGALQHIALGTHANKHGRIIGTNIGGGYATFPGVVGTAVSKVCDVEIARTGLKESQARAAGLRYVTAVIESTGRAGYYPDADPMTVKMLAERRTGRLLGVQIVGGEGAAKRVDVGAVALTAGMTVEQMVGLDLGYAPPFSPVWDPVLVAARKAADAVAADIAAD
- a CDS encoding carbohydrate binding domain-containing protein, which encodes MKALSRHHRRTRPGPLAAILAVVAGLLAALLPALSTGAAPAAAATGGSTATVYYSTTSSNWSAYDLHWAPDGGSWTTVPGVAMDAACTGWVKKTVDLGTATGWQATFNNGQGTWDNNGGKNYALGTGTITVKDGAIAHSDPCAGGATDPPPATSATVFYSTATVGWTTVNLHYAPTGKAWTTVPGVGMAAACTGWVKKTVDLQGAAGLAATFNNGNGTWDNNNGANYALSSGVSTVKDTKVTAHAADPCAAVIPDTTPPTVPSAVKATATDTSVVLTWNPSTDDTGVTGYRVTRSGGTKGSVVTSVGSTVFSETGLEAATVYTYTVVALDAAGNASAASAAASATTGHAPPPATAGQMIGTDPRKDPIYFVLTARFYDGDTSNDRGGNQDVASGNAANNDPMFRGDFKGLVQKLDYVKALGFSAIWITPVVLNRSDYDYHGYHGWDFYRVDPRLESAGASYQDLINAAHAKGIKIYQDVVYNHSSRWGAKGLYVPTVYGVRDSQWSWYYDQKEDGFEYDGLTIDSKTGKSYYNGDLWSTAEPPGNTCLNWGKPTGQKSPEGYTLYNCQWPNPTSGMFPAKYYHQCWIGNWEGEDSRSCWLADDLADFNTENPEVQNYLIGAYNKYIDMGVDGFRVDTAVHIPRVTWNRRFLPALQQRVLQDWGQDKAQNFFVFGEVGAFVNDKWNRGSVNHSAQFYTWKERKEYSPDDTTAAIEQYNYEEQLGTGNQPTSANAFLEGNAYHTPDHSKFSGMNIIDMRMHMNFGDAHNAFNNGKDSDDSTNDATYNVVYVDSHDYGPNKSSVRYNGGQDAWAENMALMWTFRGIPTLYYGSEIQFQAGKTIDCGPSCPLATTGRAYYGDHVEGTVTASDFGTVASASGPVATTLAQPLVKHLQRLNQIRRAIPALQMGQYSTDGVSGGGMSFKRRYTDTASGVDSFALVTVTDAASFTGIPNGRYVDAVSGDVRTVTDGTLSLAAPGKGDMRVYVLDLGGRNAAPGKIGTDGPYLK